From the Pseudomonadota bacterium genome, one window contains:
- a CDS encoding YajG family lipoprotein has product MYSSITKQPYLALSFLAITISSCAYGPQFINLNPDIFITNQAEVKSTSVNLSVKDSRANKTLGVTGDKSAQFDISIKGDIEAILNSKMVAALEKQGIQAVSGDSNPKKFLIELEQLMLNSIKNPRFGYVTTLNVEIVASIVNGNKKYSKRYTVSTEKELGSVSSSRDSTKLVNDAMSQALSSIVNDDALLRALD; this is encoded by the coding sequence ATGTATAGCTCAATAACAAAACAGCCATACCTCGCACTTTCTTTTCTTGCCATCACGATTTCAAGCTGCGCGTATGGACCACAATTTATCAATCTGAATCCTGACATTTTTATTACAAATCAAGCAGAAGTAAAAAGTACATCCGTAAATTTGAGCGTAAAGGACTCAAGAGCAAATAAAACACTCGGCGTCACGGGAGACAAGTCTGCGCAATTTGACATATCAATCAAAGGAGATATTGAAGCCATACTCAACTCCAAAATGGTCGCAGCACTTGAAAAACAGGGTATTCAAGCGGTCAGTGGAGATTCGAACCCTAAGAAATTTCTCATCGAACTTGAACAACTCATGCTCAATTCGATCAAGAACCCCCGGTTTGGTTATGTGACCACACTTAATGTGGAGATTGTCGCATCCATCGTAAATGGCAATAAAAAATACTCTAAGCGCTATACCGTTTCAACAGAGAAAGAATTAGGCAGTGTGTCGTCTTCACGCGACAGTACAAAACTGGTTAATGACGCCATGTCCCAAGCATTATCATCCATCGTAAACGACGACGCGCTATTGCGCGCCCTGGATTAA
- the ubiG gene encoding bifunctional 2-polyprenyl-6-hydroxyphenol methylase/3-demethylubiquinol 3-O-methyltransferase UbiG has translation MEINVDPSEIKKFEALAHRWWDPNSEFKPLHQINPLRLSFIESIVSLDDKDILDVGCGGGILSESLSRKGARVVGIDMAEKALNVAKLHLHESRLNITYEKSSAEDFSAKYAGRFDVVTCMEMLEHVPDPISVVRACAELVKPGGWTIFSTISKTPKAFLFAIVGAEHILKLLPAGTHEYQKFIRPSILSQMIRKSGLKVEKTKGMRYNPITQVYSLTENLNVNYMLVARKLV, from the coding sequence ATGGAAATAAATGTTGACCCTTCGGAAATTAAAAAATTTGAAGCTCTGGCGCATCGCTGGTGGGATCCGAATAGCGAATTTAAGCCACTGCATCAAATTAACCCGCTTAGGCTAAGCTTTATAGAATCAATCGTTAGCCTGGATGATAAAGACATCCTAGATGTCGGTTGCGGGGGCGGCATACTCTCTGAAAGCCTATCGAGAAAAGGAGCTCGCGTAGTCGGCATCGACATGGCTGAGAAAGCATTAAACGTTGCCAAGCTGCATCTACATGAGAGTCGCTTAAATATCACTTATGAAAAATCATCCGCGGAGGACTTCAGCGCGAAATATGCCGGGCGCTTTGATGTCGTTACCTGTATGGAAATGCTGGAGCATGTGCCAGATCCAATCAGCGTCGTCCGCGCATGCGCTGAATTAGTAAAACCAGGGGGATGGACAATATTTTCTACAATATCAAAGACTCCAAAGGCATTTCTATTTGCCATCGTTGGCGCAGAACACATATTGAAGCTTCTACCCGCAGGCACTCACGAATACCAAAAATTCATAAGACCTTCTATACTTAGCCAGATGATACGAAAGTCCGGGCTCAAGGTAGAAAAAACAAAGGGGATGAGGTACAACCCAATAACACAGGTCTATTCACTCACCGAAAACTTAAATGTAAATTATATGTTAGTCGCTCGCAAGTTAGTCTAG